The proteins below are encoded in one region of Macaca nemestrina isolate mMacNem1 chromosome 10, mMacNem.hap1, whole genome shotgun sequence:
- the LOC105492924 gene encoding coiled-coil domain-containing protein 184 codes for MEDGLLEIMTKDGGDMPAPLEVSTVPAVGDVISGEYNGGMKELMEHLKAQLQALFEDVRAMRGALDEQASHIQVLSDDVCANQRAIVSMCQIMTTAPRQGGLGVVSGKGSFPSDPQEPETPSPGIGDSGLLGRDPEDEEDEEEEKEMPSPATPTSHCERPESPCAGLLAGDGPPMEPVDMPDITLLQLEGEASL; via the coding sequence ATGGAGGACGGTCTGCTGGAGATCATGACCAAGGACGGCGGCGACATGCCGGCGCCCCTGGAGGTGTCCACCGTGCCGGCCGTGGGGGACGTGATCTCCGGGGAGTACAACGGCGGCATGAAGGAACTGATGGAGCACCTGAAAGCCCAGCTGCAAGCCCTGTTTGAGGACGTGAGGGCCATGAGGGGGGCCCTGGACGAGCAGGCCTCGCACATCCAGGTGCTCTCGGACGACGTGTGCGCCAACCAGCGAGCCATCGTCTCCATGTGCCAGATTATGACCACTGCGCCCCGCCAGGGCGGCTTGGGCGTGGTCAGCGGCAAGGGGAGCTTCCCGAGCGACCCCCAAGAGCCGGAGACTCCTTCACCTGGAATTGGGGACAGCGGCTTACTGGGTCGCGATCCCGAGGACGAGGAGGacgaggaagaagagaaggagatgcCCAGCCCCGCCACACCCACCAGTCACTGTGAGCGTCCCGAGAGTCCCTGTGCTGGTCTCCTTGCGGGGGACGGGCCACCTATGGAGCCCGTTGACATGCCCGACATTACCCTGCTGCAACTGGAGGGCGAGGCCTCCCTGTGA
- the LOC105492931 gene encoding ankyrin repeat and SOCS box protein 8 produces the protein MSSSMWYIMQSIQSKYSLSERLIRTIAAIRSFPHDNVEDLIRGGADVNCTHGTLKPLHCACMVSDADCVELLLEKGAEVNALDGYNRTALHYAAEKDEACVEVLLEYGANPNALDGNRDTPLHWAAFKNNAECVRALLESGASVNALDYNNDTPLSWAAMKGNLESVSILLDYGAEVRVINLIGQTPISRLVALLVRGLGTEKEDSCFELLHRAVGHFELRKNGTMPREVARDPQLCEKLTVLCSAPGTLKTLARYAVRRSLGLQYLPDAVKGLPLPASLKEYLLLLE, from the exons ATGAGTTCCAGTATGTGGTATATTATGCAGAGCATTCAGAGCAAATACTCTCTCTCAGAGCGCTTAATCCGAACAATTGCTGCCATCCGTTCCTTCCCACATGATAATGTAGAGGACCTCATCAGAGGG GGAGCAGATGTGAACTGCACTCATGGTACACTGAAGCCCTTGCACTGTGCCTGTATGGTGTCAGATGCTGACTGTGTGGAGTTACTTCTGGAAAAAGGAGCCGAG GTGAATGCCCTGGATGGGTATAACCGAACAGCCCTCCACTATGCAGCAGAGAAAGATGAGGCTTGTGTGGAGGTCCTATTGGAGTATGGTGCAAACCCAAATGCTTTGGATGGCAACAGAGATACCCCACTTCACTGGGCAGCCTTTAAGAACAATGCTGAGTGTGTGCGGGCTCTCCTAGAGAGTGGGGCCTCTGTCAATGCCCTGGATTATAACAATGATACACCGCTCAGCTGGGCTGCCATGAAAGGAAATCTTGAGAGTGTCAGTATTCTTCTGGATTATGGTGCAGAGGTCAGAGTCATCAACCTAATAGGCCAGACACCCATCTCCCGCCTGGTGGCTCTGCTAGTCAGGGGACTTGGAACAGAGAAAGAGGACTCTTGCTTTGAGCTCCTCCACAGAGCTGTTGGACACTTTGAATTGAGGAAAAATGGCACGATGCCACGAGAGGTGGCCAGAGACCCGCAGCTATGTGAAAAACTGACTGTTCTGTGCTCAGCTCCAGGAACTCTAAAAACACTTGCTCGCTATGCCGTACGCCGTAGCCTGGGACTCCAGTATCTCCCTGATGCAGTGAAGGGCCTTCCACTGCCAGCTTCTTTGAAGGAATACCTGTTACTTTTAGAATAG